From one Chryseobacterium sp. 3008163 genomic stretch:
- a CDS encoding MgtC/SapB family protein: protein MDFLKDHSIQNELVLIFISVILGLFIGAEREYRNKSAGLRTFILVCFGSCLFTILSIKIGVNDPDRLAANIITGIGFLGAGVIFKGDNKIDGITTATTIWATASIGMAVGSGYVYLSLMGTVLVLLILSSLTYLQNFIDNNHKIREYRIVVKNFEDVAYFENIFKNYHLKFFVVRQKFNQENITTTWMLTGKHTNHNLFIQQLRHDEKVNAYEF from the coding sequence ATGGATTTTCTAAAAGATCATTCGATTCAGAACGAGCTGGTATTGATTTTTATTTCGGTGATTCTTGGGCTTTTTATCGGGGCCGAAAGAGAATACCGGAATAAATCTGCAGGTCTGCGAACCTTCATTCTCGTGTGTTTCGGGTCTTGTCTTTTCACTATTCTTTCTATAAAAATCGGAGTGAATGATCCTGATCGTCTGGCGGCAAATATTATTACAGGAATTGGTTTTTTGGGTGCGGGAGTTATTTTTAAAGGAGATAATAAAATCGACGGAATCACTACTGCAACCACCATTTGGGCAACGGCATCGATTGGAATGGCTGTGGGCTCAGGATACGTTTATCTTTCTTTGATGGGAACTGTTTTAGTGCTTTTGATTTTGAGTTCGCTTACTTATTTGCAGAATTTCATAGACAACAATCATAAAATTCGAGAATATAGAATAGTTGTGAAAAATTTTGAAGATGTTGCTTATTTTGAAAATATATTTAAAAATTATCACTTAAAATTTTTCGTTGTCAGACAAAAATTCAATCAGGAAAATATTACGACAACATGGATGTTGACAGGGAAACATACCAATCATAATCTATTTATTCAGCAACTTCG